One Pontibacter deserti genomic region harbors:
- a CDS encoding GNAT family N-acetyltransferase, giving the protein MNILEPATPEQFEKYYRLRYLTLRQPWGQPEGSERADDDATATHAMLVDNAGEAIGVCRMHLQTPQEAQIRFMGIHENYQGKGLGKLLLDYLEDKARSMGATNIVLQAREKAVSFYERNGYKVVEKTHLLFGSIQHYKMEKQL; this is encoded by the coding sequence ATGAACATACTAGAGCCCGCGACCCCGGAACAGTTTGAGAAGTATTACCGCCTGCGTTACCTTACCCTGCGCCAGCCGTGGGGCCAGCCCGAAGGCAGCGAACGCGCCGACGATGATGCAACAGCCACACATGCCATGCTGGTTGATAATGCCGGTGAAGCCATAGGCGTATGCCGCATGCACCTGCAAACCCCACAGGAGGCTCAGATCCGGTTTATGGGCATTCACGAAAATTACCAGGGCAAAGGCCTGGGCAAGCTGCTGTTAGATTACCTGGAAGATAAAGCCCGAAGTATGGGGGCTACCAACATTGTGCTGCAGGCCCGCGAAAAAGCGGTCAGTTTTTATGAGCGGAATGGGTATAAAGTAGTAGAGAAAACACACCTGTTGTTTGGCTCCATACAGCACTATAAAATGGAAAAGCAACTATAG
- a CDS encoding YajQ family cyclic di-GMP-binding protein, producing MASFDIVSKVDPQVMDNAVNVARKEIMNRYDFRDTKGSLEYDKKASEVKIVMENDMRVQHTEDVLMSKMVKQGLDATALDFSKEAYQSGAMVKKDIKVKAGIDKETSKKIMKLIKDSKAKVSAAIMDETIRVTGKKIDDLQQVIGILRSNSDEIGMPLQFVNMKS from the coding sequence ATGGCATCTTTTGATATTGTAAGCAAAGTAGATCCGCAGGTTATGGATAACGCTGTGAATGTGGCCCGCAAAGAGATCATGAACCGCTACGATTTCCGTGACACCAAAGGCAGCCTGGAATATGATAAAAAGGCAAGCGAAGTAAAGATTGTAATGGAGAACGATATGCGCGTGCAGCATACCGAAGATGTGCTGATGAGCAAAATGGTGAAGCAGGGGCTGGACGCTACCGCACTCGATTTCTCAAAGGAAGCTTACCAGAGCGGCGCCATGGTTAAAAAGGATATTAAAGTAAAAGCCGGTATCGATAAGGAAACATCCAAGAAAATAATGAAGCTGATAAAAGATAGCAAAGCGAAAGTATCGGCAGCAATTATGGATGAGACCATACGCGTTACGGGCAAAAAAATTGACGACCTGCAGCAAGTAATAGGTATACTTCGCAGCAATTCTGATGAAATTGGCATGCCGCTGCAGTTCGTGAACATGAAAAGCTAA